One region of Collinsella aerofaciens ATCC 25986 genomic DNA includes:
- a CDS encoding ABC transporter ATP-binding protein, with protein sequence MPRPKTLGGGIPCLDSPELARKRQKALSARAGLRAERLLRAESNLETPVETQADGAPLFRISDLSAGYDKKVVVEGVDLEVRAGDVVALIGPNGSGKSTILKTITRHLAPLAGAVELDGREISRWKTAEFARNLAVMLTDRPRTELLTCRDIVEAGRHPYTGRMGTLLPDDHSRVDEAMKTAHVEELAERDFMQISDGQRQRVMLARAIAQDPRVLVLDEPTSYLDIRYQIDLLRILRHLAKSQNVAVIMSIHELELAQKSADKVICVKDGRVFRAGAPEDIFTRETIGELYGLQHGTFNERFGSVEIGRPHGDAHTFVIAGAGTGSAVFRQLIRQGKAFYAGVLHEGDIDCELARDLAAECVAERAFEPIGDKTIAHAKELLVHCARLIVCPAAFGTINARNAELVEFARSHGIEVMRACEGASEDSQLEWEG encoded by the coding sequence ATGCCGCGGCCCAAAACGCTCGGAGGGGGCATTCCATGCTTAGACAGTCCTGAGCTCGCGCGAAAGCGCCAGAAGGCACTTTCGGCTCGTGCGGGACTGCGCGCGGAACGCCTCCTCCGAGCGGAGTCGAACCTCGAAACCCCGGTCGAAACGCAGGCTGACGGAGCACCGCTTTTCCGCATAAGCGACCTGTCGGCGGGCTACGACAAGAAGGTCGTAGTCGAAGGCGTCGATCTGGAGGTTCGCGCGGGCGACGTCGTGGCGCTCATCGGGCCGAACGGCTCGGGCAAGTCGACCATCTTGAAAACCATCACACGCCATCTGGCACCGCTTGCCGGCGCGGTCGAGCTCGACGGGCGGGAGATTTCCCGATGGAAGACGGCGGAGTTCGCAAGGAACCTTGCCGTTATGCTGACAGATCGCCCCCGGACCGAGCTCCTCACCTGCCGCGATATCGTAGAGGCAGGAAGGCATCCCTACACCGGGCGAATGGGCACACTCTTGCCCGACGACCATAGTCGGGTCGACGAGGCCATGAAAACCGCACATGTGGAAGAGCTCGCCGAGCGCGACTTCATGCAGATAAGCGACGGGCAACGCCAGCGCGTCATGCTCGCACGCGCCATCGCGCAGGATCCGCGTGTGCTCGTGCTCGACGAGCCCACATCGTATCTCGATATCCGCTACCAGATCGACCTGCTGCGAATACTTCGCCACCTTGCGAAATCGCAGAATGTGGCTGTCATCATGTCCATCCACGAACTCGAGCTCGCGCAGAAAAGCGCCGACAAGGTGATTTGCGTGAAGGACGGTCGGGTCTTCCGCGCCGGCGCACCCGAGGACATATTCACGCGCGAGACGATTGGCGAGCTCTACGGCCTTCAACATGGCACCTTCAACGAGCGCTTCGGCAGCGTGGAAATTGGGCGCCCGCACGGCGATGCGCACACGTTCGTCATCGCCGGCGCGGGTACGGGGTCGGCCGTGTTTCGCCAGCTCATCCGGCAGGGCAAGGCGTTCTACGCGGGCGTTCTGCACGAAGGGGACATCGACTGTGAGCTCGCGCGCGACCTGGCGGCGGAATGCGTGGCCGAGCGCGCCTTCGAGCCTATCGGGGATAAAACCATAGCCCACGCCAAAGAGCTCCTCGTCCACTGTGCGCGCCTTATCGTGTGCCCCGCCGCCTTCGGCACCATAAACGCCCGCAACGCAGAGCTCGTCGAGTTCGCACGCTCGCATGGTATCGAGGTCATGCGAGCGTGCGAAGGCGCATCGGAGGATTCCCAATTGGAGTGGGAAGGATAA
- a CDS encoding CCA tRNA nucleotidyltransferase, with translation MCNVSLNGTQPSDASLRVLRALEAAGLEAWYVGGWVRDALMGYPSHDVDMCCSGLWQESKAALEAAGIAVVESGIKFGGITAISDGERIEVTTYRLDGFYTDGRHPQSVERAASLEDDLARRDFTVNAMAWHPERGLVDRYDGQGDLERKLIRAVGDPKRRFNEDALRMLRAVRFACRLDFMIEPETKRALAECAPLLDAVARERVGIELEGILSTGHGGDAMLRYPELICASVPELAAGRGFDQRSVYHAFNVYEHIARVLTVAGELALCDGVAPSSSLMWAAFLHDVSKPECFTVDHAGSGHFYGHPELGAKKARVIMDRLALSHDLVRDVCLLIKYHDKPLRPERSCLLNMMRALSGEGVDTARLIDELMDLKRADTLGKAPSCFYYVETIEEMRALAHELLKAGEPYTLKMLAINGGDLIRAGVKPGPELGQLLNSALDAVIEDDIPNEREALLVHLNLN, from the coding sequence ATGTGCAATGTTTCGCTCAACGGTACTCAACCGTCCGATGCGTCCCTGCGCGTCCTGCGTGCGCTTGAGGCGGCTGGTCTTGAGGCTTGGTACGTGGGCGGTTGGGTGCGCGACGCCCTGATGGGGTACCCCAGCCACGATGTTGATATGTGCTGTAGCGGCCTGTGGCAGGAGTCCAAAGCGGCGCTCGAGGCCGCTGGTATCGCGGTCGTGGAGTCGGGCATTAAATTTGGCGGAATCACGGCTATTTCCGATGGCGAGCGTATCGAGGTCACCACGTACCGTCTGGATGGCTTTTACACCGATGGTCGCCATCCCCAGAGTGTGGAACGTGCCGCCTCGCTTGAGGACGATCTGGCGCGCCGCGACTTTACCGTCAACGCTATGGCCTGGCATCCCGAGCGCGGGCTTGTCGACCGCTACGACGGCCAGGGTGACTTGGAGCGCAAGCTGATTCGCGCTGTCGGCGATCCCAAGCGTCGCTTTAACGAGGACGCCCTGCGCATGTTGCGTGCGGTGCGCTTTGCCTGCCGCCTGGACTTTATGATTGAGCCCGAGACTAAGCGCGCGCTTGCCGAGTGCGCGCCGCTGCTCGACGCCGTGGCGCGCGAGCGTGTGGGTATTGAGCTTGAGGGCATTCTTTCGACCGGTCATGGGGGAGACGCGATGCTGCGCTACCCCGAGCTCATCTGTGCCTCTGTGCCTGAGCTGGCAGCGGGTCGCGGCTTTGATCAGCGAAGTGTCTATCATGCGTTTAACGTTTACGAGCATATCGCCCGTGTGCTGACGGTGGCAGGGGAGCTTGCGCTGTGCGACGGCGTCGCGCCCTCGTCGAGCCTTATGTGGGCGGCGTTTTTGCACGATGTGTCCAAGCCCGAGTGTTTCACGGTCGATCACGCCGGCAGCGGACACTTCTACGGTCATCCCGAGCTCGGCGCCAAGAAAGCGCGCGTCATTATGGATCGCCTGGCGCTCTCGCACGACCTGGTGCGCGACGTGTGCCTGCTCATCAAATATCACGACAAGCCGCTGCGCCCCGAGCGCTCCTGCCTGCTCAATATGATGCGCGCGCTTTCGGGTGAGGGCGTCGACACGGCCCGCCTGATTGACGAGCTCATGGACCTTAAGCGTGCCGACACACTTGGCAAGGCCCCGTCGTGCTTCTATTATGTTGAGACGATTGAGGAGATGCGCGCGCTGGCGCACGAGCTGCTGAAGGCAGGGGAGCCCTATACGCTCAAGATGCTCGCCATCAACGGCGGCGACCTGATCCGTGCCGGAGTCAAGCCCGGGCCGGAACTGGGTCAGCTTCTCAACTCCGCCCTCGACGCCGTGATCGAAGACGATATTCCCAACGAGCGCGAAGCTCTTTTGGTTCATCTCAACTTGAATTAG
- the cobM gene encoding precorrin-4 C(11)-methyltransferase: MIHIVGAGSGAADLITLRGARLLRAADVVVWAGSLVNPELLADCKESCVVYDSAHMTLEEVLDVMCAADARGEEVVRLHTGDPCLYGAIQEQMDALDARGVDYEVVPGVSSFCGAAAALRQEYTLPGISQSVVITRLSGRTPMPAGEGMRTMAESGSTMVIFLSSGMLAELSAELLAAGRSSDEPAALVYKATWPEERVVRCTVGTLADAGARVGIDRTALVVVGRVLGARGGLAHDGAQAESYERSKLYDPSFATGYRKASS, encoded by the coding sequence ATGATTCATATCGTTGGCGCAGGCTCGGGCGCCGCCGACCTTATCACGCTGCGCGGGGCGCGCCTTCTGCGCGCGGCGGACGTGGTCGTTTGGGCGGGGAGCCTTGTGAACCCCGAGCTGCTCGCCGATTGCAAGGAATCCTGCGTCGTCTACGACAGCGCGCACATGACCTTGGAGGAAGTGCTCGACGTGATGTGTGCGGCGGATGCGCGGGGCGAGGAAGTGGTGCGCCTGCACACGGGTGACCCGTGCCTATACGGCGCCATCCAGGAGCAGATGGACGCACTCGACGCGCGCGGCGTGGACTACGAGGTGGTGCCCGGCGTGTCGAGCTTTTGCGGTGCCGCGGCGGCGCTTCGCCAGGAATACACGCTGCCGGGAATCAGCCAGTCTGTCGTGATCACGCGGCTTTCCGGGCGCACCCCCATGCCCGCGGGCGAGGGCATGCGCACCATGGCGGAAAGCGGCTCGACTATGGTCATCTTCCTGAGCTCGGGTATGCTCGCCGAGCTTTCCGCCGAGCTTTTGGCCGCGGGCCGCAGCTCCGACGAGCCGGCGGCGCTCGTGTACAAGGCGACCTGGCCTGAGGAGCGCGTGGTGCGCTGCACAGTGGGCACGCTCGCCGATGCGGGTGCGCGAGTGGGCATCGACCGCACGGCGCTCGTGGTGGTGGGCCGCGTGCTCGGAGCTCGCGGCGGGCTTGCGCACGACGGCGCGCAAGCGGAGTCGTACGAGCGCAGCAAGCTTTACGACCCTTCGTTTGCCACGGGGTATCGGAAGGCGAGCAGCTAG
- a CDS encoding TetR/AcrR family transcriptional regulator — MATSKPRLDRRIVRSRNAILSAFERLLMEKPLADITVSAIAREANVDRKTFYVHFGTVDGLLDAIAVDVVEMIVDSVEKTLASMDGDTNERALGAAATFFKTVNEALCNNLVLNRQLIENIPLDDFMARLRAPLEHEIAERDLLPQGLKDEMFDYYLAFLLSGIIGIYRTWALSDGSVPIERVSGVANDLTLNGLSSLESRLD, encoded by the coding sequence ATGGCAACCAGCAAACCGCGTCTTGATCGTCGCATCGTTCGCAGCCGTAATGCCATCCTTTCGGCTTTCGAGCGCCTGCTCATGGAAAAGCCGCTGGCAGACATTACGGTGAGTGCCATCGCGCGCGAGGCCAATGTCGACCGCAAAACCTTCTACGTGCACTTTGGCACGGTTGACGGCCTGCTCGATGCCATTGCCGTCGATGTGGTGGAGATGATTGTCGACTCGGTCGAGAAAACGCTTGCTTCAATGGACGGCGACACCAACGAGCGCGCTCTTGGCGCGGCGGCGACCTTCTTTAAAACCGTTAACGAGGCACTGTGCAACAACTTGGTGCTCAATCGTCAGCTGATCGAGAACATTCCGCTCGATGATTTTATGGCTCGTCTTCGTGCGCCGCTCGAGCACGAGATTGCCGAACGCGATCTGCTGCCCCAAGGTCTCAAGGACGAGATGTTCGACTACTATCTGGCGTTTTTGCTGTCGGGTATTATCGGTATCTATCGCACGTGGGCGCTGTCTGACGGCTCGGTTCCTATCGAGCGCGTCTCTGGGGTCGCCAACGACCTGACTCTTAATGGCCTGTCGAGTCTGGAATCTCGCTTGGATTAG
- a CDS encoding sirohydrochlorin cobaltochelatase, which yields MSDQMSRRGFMGAAATGAVALAGFALAGCSSTSASSEKSSEKEKAVKPVILVTSFGTSYNDSRHITIGAIEDAIREKYWQDYDIRRAFTAQIIIDKLKKRDGITIDNMTEALDRCVEDGVKEIVVQPTHLMAGLEYADVKDELDKYADKFDKISLGDPLLTSDDDYKKVAAAIKENMASFDDGKTALCLMGHGTEADSNADYAKMQEVFKNEGLTQFFVGTVEAEPTCEDVIAAASAAGYKKAVLAPFMVVAGDHANNDMADETDPDSWAAKFVAAGFEVTCLLQGLGQNAAVDDIYVSHVDDAIAKL from the coding sequence ATGTCCGACCAGATGTCACGCCGCGGCTTCATGGGCGCCGCAGCAACCGGAGCCGTCGCGCTCGCCGGATTCGCGCTCGCGGGCTGCTCCAGCACCTCCGCGAGTTCCGAGAAATCGAGCGAAAAGGAGAAGGCCGTGAAGCCGGTCATCCTCGTCACGAGCTTCGGCACGAGCTACAACGACTCGCGCCACATCACCATCGGCGCCATCGAAGACGCTATCCGCGAGAAGTACTGGCAGGACTACGACATCCGCCGCGCCTTCACCGCGCAGATCATCATCGACAAGCTGAAGAAGCGCGACGGCATCACGATCGACAACATGACCGAGGCGCTCGACCGCTGCGTGGAAGACGGCGTGAAGGAAATTGTCGTGCAGCCGACGCATCTCATGGCTGGCCTGGAATACGCCGACGTGAAAGACGAGCTCGACAAGTACGCCGACAAGTTCGACAAGATCTCGCTCGGCGACCCGCTGCTCACCTCCGACGACGACTACAAGAAGGTGGCCGCAGCCATTAAGGAGAACATGGCGTCCTTCGACGACGGCAAGACGGCGCTGTGCCTCATGGGCCACGGCACCGAAGCCGATTCCAACGCCGACTATGCCAAGATGCAGGAAGTGTTCAAGAACGAGGGCTTGACGCAGTTCTTCGTCGGCACCGTCGAGGCTGAGCCGACCTGCGAGGATGTTATCGCCGCCGCGAGCGCCGCAGGGTACAAGAAGGCCGTGCTCGCGCCGTTCATGGTGGTCGCGGGCGACCACGCGAACAACGACATGGCAGACGAGACCGACCCCGACAGCTGGGCTGCAAAGTTCGTGGCCGCTGGCTTCGAAGTGACGTGCCTGCTCCAGGGTCTGGGACAGAACGCCGCGGTCGACGACATCTACGTCTCGCACGTGGACGACGCCATCGCCAAGCTGTAA
- a CDS encoding ABC transporter substrate-binding protein: protein MRSILPKGENRKRHSIAARAVACVLVALLALPFAGCSASPNATGATTGSQEYTVSVSLSGGSGRASIASPTTIVKDGDTYTATITWSSSNYDKMTVDGVDYAPVNDGGNSTFEIPVTLDEDIAVSAETVAMSTPHTIDYTLYFDSSTMKEKSGDEASGGSPAGTASSAAADFHNADLGCGWKPTGTLQLEYAEHFTVDEFEGGLRLICISNGERFLVVPQDAKVPDGLSSDIAVIRRPADKVYLVSSATMCLVDALDANDNIIMSGTKADDCSVAGFKSALESGAIAYGGKYSAPDYERISASGCTLAIENTMINHTPDVKEKLQKLGLVVLTEQSSSEPEALGRVEWIKLFGILFDKEDEAAHLFNEQKARVEQTSGLASSGKTVAYFYINSNGAAVTRRAGDYVAQMIELAGGNYALDDAQTASTSGSSVTLEMERFYATAKDADIIVYNGTIDESVVTLNDFVGKNALLSQFKAVKNGNVWVTSADMYQQMTSTADIIDELHGAFTGDDASDFHYLRKLC from the coding sequence ATGCGGTCGATTCTTCCCAAGGGGGAAAACAGGAAGCGCCACAGCATCGCGGCGCGCGCGGTCGCCTGCGTTCTCGTCGCCCTGCTCGCGCTTCCCTTCGCGGGGTGCAGTGCGAGCCCGAACGCGACCGGTGCCACGACGGGCTCTCAGGAATACACTGTGAGCGTCTCGCTTTCCGGCGGGTCAGGGCGCGCAAGCATCGCCTCACCAACCACAATTGTGAAGGATGGCGACACCTACACCGCGACCATCACCTGGTCGAGTTCGAACTACGACAAGATGACCGTCGACGGCGTGGACTACGCGCCCGTAAACGACGGCGGCAACTCCACGTTCGAGATACCCGTCACGCTCGACGAGGACATCGCCGTGTCGGCCGAGACCGTCGCCATGTCGACGCCGCACACCATCGACTACACGCTCTACTTCGACTCATCCACCATGAAGGAGAAATCGGGCGACGAAGCAAGCGGCGGCTCCCCTGCGGGAACGGCCTCAAGCGCCGCGGCCGACTTCCACAACGCCGATTTAGGCTGCGGCTGGAAGCCGACGGGGACGCTTCAGCTTGAATACGCCGAGCACTTCACTGTCGACGAGTTCGAAGGCGGCCTGCGGCTTATCTGCATTTCGAACGGGGAGCGCTTCCTCGTGGTGCCGCAAGATGCGAAGGTACCTGATGGGTTGAGCTCCGACATCGCGGTCATAAGGCGCCCCGCCGACAAGGTGTACCTCGTGTCGTCGGCGACGATGTGCCTGGTCGACGCACTCGATGCGAACGACAATATCATCATGTCGGGCACGAAGGCCGACGATTGCTCGGTCGCGGGCTTCAAAAGCGCACTCGAAAGTGGGGCGATCGCCTACGGCGGCAAGTACAGCGCGCCCGACTACGAGCGAATATCGGCCTCGGGCTGCACGCTCGCCATCGAGAACACCATGATCAACCACACACCCGATGTGAAGGAAAAGCTGCAGAAACTCGGGCTCGTCGTGCTCACCGAACAGTCGTCGAGCGAGCCCGAAGCACTCGGGCGCGTCGAGTGGATTAAGCTTTTCGGCATCCTGTTCGACAAGGAAGACGAGGCCGCGCACCTGTTCAACGAGCAGAAGGCCCGCGTCGAGCAAACGTCGGGGCTCGCGTCGTCAGGTAAAACCGTGGCGTATTTCTACATTAACTCAAACGGGGCCGCCGTCACGCGGCGGGCGGGCGACTACGTGGCGCAGATGATCGAGCTTGCAGGCGGCAACTACGCGCTCGATGACGCGCAGACGGCGTCGACGTCAGGCTCGTCAGTAACGCTCGAAATGGAGCGCTTCTACGCGACGGCGAAGGATGCCGACATCATCGTCTACAACGGCACCATCGACGAATCGGTTGTCACCTTGAACGACTTCGTAGGCAAAAACGCGCTATTGTCGCAGTTCAAAGCCGTGAAGAACGGCAACGTCTGGGTCACAAGCGCCGACATGTACCAGCAGATGACTTCTACCGCCGACATTATCGACGAGCTGCACGGGGCGTTCACCGGCGATGACGCGAGCGACTTCCATTATCTGAGAAAGCTCTGCTAG
- a CDS encoding lysylphosphatidylglycerol synthase transmembrane domain-containing protein — protein sequence MTESSQHTSKPQVEVEASGGDDNKSARRGAIFIGVVLVGYIVYLVVTGQMGQFWAAMSSVQASWLVVACLCMFMYLFFGIVAYAIAVWLDPNSPVGIRDLISVEASGIFFGNLTPMMMGSTPAQIYRLTKAGQNVGEAGATQFTRFIVYQFGLVAWGAILLLARMPFFAERYGDMTLLCVFSFGGHCCILLGIFAVALMPKTVTRVAHCIINWLERIGVSATKIEGWRTFVDGEIYSFSEKFKLSAGHFSSMLLTVFITMLQLAFFYLVPYFLMLAFGHHEVDFFSVMAASAFVQLLSSAVPLPGGTGGAEGGFALFLGHFFGSASTAGYLLWRLITFIAPTILAAPLLGLKSAHNESIHARWDRVMRKLGRTPQTPSAPTKPHPTNAVTVDPKKHAQKASGTAKPAHKAYVRQTGDGIRVSPSALNKKKHPKSQ from the coding sequence ATGACGGAGTCCTCTCAGCATACGTCTAAGCCCCAGGTCGAGGTTGAGGCCTCGGGCGGAGATGACAATAAGAGCGCACGCCGCGGCGCCATCTTTATCGGCGTCGTGCTGGTAGGTTATATCGTCTATCTGGTGGTAACCGGGCAGATGGGGCAGTTCTGGGCCGCTATGTCGAGCGTCCAGGCGTCATGGCTCGTTGTCGCGTGTCTTTGCATGTTCATGTACCTGTTCTTTGGCATTGTGGCCTATGCGATCGCCGTCTGGCTCGATCCCAATTCGCCCGTCGGCATCCGCGACCTGATCTCGGTCGAGGCGAGTGGCATCTTCTTTGGTAACCTGACGCCCATGATGATGGGCTCCACCCCGGCTCAAATCTATCGCCTGACCAAGGCCGGCCAAAACGTGGGCGAGGCCGGCGCCACGCAATTCACGCGTTTTATCGTGTACCAGTTTGGCCTCGTTGCCTGGGGCGCTATCCTACTGCTTGCTCGCATGCCGTTTTTTGCCGAGCGCTATGGCGACATGACGCTGCTGTGCGTCTTTAGCTTTGGTGGGCACTGCTGCATCTTGCTTGGCATCTTCGCCGTCGCGCTCATGCCTAAGACCGTCACGCGCGTCGCCCATTGCATCATCAATTGGCTGGAGCGCATAGGTGTCTCGGCCACTAAGATCGAGGGATGGCGCACGTTTGTCGATGGCGAGATCTACTCCTTCTCCGAGAAGTTCAAGCTTTCGGCCGGACATTTTTCTTCCATGCTGCTCACCGTGTTTATCACCATGCTGCAACTCGCGTTTTTCTATCTGGTTCCGTATTTCCTGATGCTTGCCTTTGGCCACCACGAGGTCGACTTTTTCTCGGTCATGGCCGCGAGCGCCTTTGTCCAGCTGTTAAGCTCTGCGGTTCCCTTGCCCGGTGGAACTGGTGGCGCTGAGGGCGGCTTTGCATTGTTCTTGGGTCATTTCTTCGGTTCGGCTTCGACCGCCGGCTATCTGCTGTGGCGTCTCATTACGTTTATTGCGCCTACCATTTTGGCTGCGCCCCTGCTGGGACTTAAGAGCGCCCACAACGAGAGCATCCATGCGCGCTGGGATCGCGTGATGCGCAAGCTCGGCCGCACGCCTCAGACGCCCTCTGCGCCCACTAAGCCGCACCCCACGAATGCTGTTACCGTTGATCCCAAGAAGCACGCTCAGAAGGCTTCTGGGACCGCAAAGCCGGCTCATAAGGCCTATGTGCGTCAGACAGGAGACGGTATTCGCGTATCTCCGTCGGCACTCAATAAGAAGAAGCACCCTAAGTCGCAGTAG
- a CDS encoding 1-phosphofructokinase family hexose kinase, whose amino-acid sequence MIYTLTANPAIDYNIACDGLTANTVTRTRNAVYTPNGKGLNVSFTLDHYGVDTTILGFFAGFSGEFIVKGAEALGVPVKPVWTDGITRVNVFLNAGPDTEYNMVNAGAAINEANEQEMFELIDSLDDMTCLVISGSLPPNTSEGFLAEVLRRVKAKGAEFVLDISSHQLADLIALEPLLIKPNDDELLDIFGIKVSGGDDESVKGAMAELHAKGAKNVLLTLGGAGAYFSNGEHIWFANRTFDVKLLSTVCAGDSSLAAFLSVWHDAPERVEDALRLSMATGANVVECPGLGDFAKVDEYKKHIEVRQVC is encoded by the coding sequence CCGTCTACACGCCCAACGGCAAAGGCCTCAACGTCTCGTTTACGCTTGACCACTATGGTGTCGACACCACGATCCTGGGTTTCTTCGCCGGCTTCTCGGGTGAGTTTATCGTTAAGGGCGCCGAGGCCCTGGGCGTGCCCGTCAAGCCCGTGTGGACCGACGGTATTACGCGCGTCAATGTGTTCCTCAACGCCGGTCCCGACACCGAGTACAACATGGTCAATGCCGGTGCCGCCATCAATGAGGCCAACGAGCAGGAGATGTTTGAACTTATCGATTCGCTCGATGACATGACCTGCCTGGTCATCAGCGGCTCGCTGCCTCCCAACACTTCCGAGGGCTTCTTGGCCGAGGTCCTGCGCCGTGTCAAGGCCAAGGGGGCCGAGTTCGTCCTCGACATCTCGAGCCATCAGCTGGCAGACCTCATTGCTCTGGAGCCACTGCTGATCAAGCCCAATGACGACGAGCTGCTTGACATCTTTGGCATCAAGGTGAGCGGTGGCGACGACGAGTCCGTCAAGGGCGCTATGGCCGAGCTGCACGCCAAGGGCGCCAAGAACGTGCTGCTGACCCTTGGTGGCGCCGGTGCGTACTTCTCCAACGGCGAGCATATCTGGTTTGCCAACCGCACCTTCGACGTCAAGCTGCTGTCGACTGTGTGCGCCGGCGATTCCTCGCTCGCTGCCTTCCTGTCCGTGTGGCACGACGCCCCCGAGCGCGTCGAGGACGCCCTGCGCCTTTCGATGGCCACTGGCGCCAACGTGGTCGAGTGCCCCGGTCTGGGTGATTTTGCCAAGGTGGACGAATATAAGAAGCACATCGAGGTTCGCCAGGTCTGCTAG
- a CDS encoding FecCD family ABC transporter permease — translation MAYDESGRAARCRVVTAQLAVVLIVLVGANLCIGSVLVPADHIPGILSGGAANSMESQVIWEIRLPRVLSAVLLGGALSLSGFLLQTFFNNPIADPFILGVSSGAKFVVALTMIVLLGANQAMSSPAMVAAAFLGSLITISFVLLIARRISSMAMLIVAGVMVGYICSAATNFLIAFADDQSIVNLHNWSLGSFSGSSWDDVAVIAVVVITVSACVFAISKPLSAFQLGEAYAKSVGVNVARFRVVLVLLASMLSACVTAFAGPVSFVGIAVPHLVKSALKSSKPIRVIPACFLGGAIFCAGCDLIARTLFSPVELSISAVTAIFGAPVVIALMLKKRVR, via the coding sequence ATGGCATATGACGAATCGGGGCGCGCCGCGCGGTGTCGCGTCGTGACGGCGCAGCTCGCTGTTGTCCTCATCGTGCTCGTCGGGGCCAACCTGTGCATCGGGAGCGTGCTCGTGCCCGCAGACCACATCCCCGGCATCCTTTCGGGCGGCGCGGCCAATTCCATGGAAAGCCAAGTCATCTGGGAGATTCGCCTGCCGCGCGTGCTTTCAGCCGTGCTTCTCGGCGGGGCACTTTCGCTCTCCGGGTTCCTGCTGCAGACGTTTTTCAACAACCCCATCGCCGACCCGTTCATCTTGGGCGTCTCCTCGGGCGCAAAGTTCGTCGTCGCGCTTACGATGATTGTACTTCTGGGCGCGAACCAGGCCATGTCCTCCCCGGCCATGGTGGCCGCAGCGTTTCTGGGCTCGCTTATCACCATCAGCTTCGTGCTCCTCATCGCACGGCGCATAAGTTCCATGGCCATGCTCATCGTGGCAGGCGTCATGGTGGGATACATCTGCTCAGCGGCGACGAACTTCCTCATCGCCTTCGCCGACGACCAGTCCATCGTGAACCTGCACAACTGGTCTTTGGGTAGCTTCTCGGGTTCGAGCTGGGACGACGTCGCGGTCATCGCGGTCGTGGTGATCACCGTGAGCGCATGCGTATTCGCGATATCGAAGCCCCTTTCCGCCTTCCAGCTGGGAGAAGCCTACGCGAAAAGCGTCGGCGTGAACGTCGCACGCTTCCGCGTGGTGCTCGTCCTTCTAGCGAGCATGCTCTCCGCCTGCGTGACCGCGTTCGCTGGTCCGGTGTCGTTCGTAGGCATCGCAGTTCCGCATCTCGTGAAGTCGGCGCTGAAGTCGTCGAAGCCCATCCGCGTGATTCCTGCGTGCTTCTTGGGAGGCGCCATCTTCTGCGCGGGCTGCGATTTGATCGCGCGCACGCTGTTCTCTCCCGTCGAGCTTTCCATCAGCGCCGTCACCGCCATCTTCGGCGCGCCGGTGGTTATCGCGCTCATGTTGAAGAAACGAGTGAGGTAG